Proteins encoded by one window of Shewanella avicenniae:
- the dksA gene encoding RNA polymerase-binding protein DksA, which yields MPEGTKTLGVLAIAGLSPYQESPGEEYMNPKQLGHFKTILEAWRNQLRHEVDRTVTHMQDEAANFPDPVDRAAQEEEFSLELRARDRERKLIKKIEKTLQKIEEDDFGFCESCGVEIGIRRLEARPTADLCIDCKTLAEIKEKQMAG from the coding sequence ATGCCTGAAGGCACTAAAACACTTGGTGTACTCGCTATCGCTGGTTTGAGCCCTTACCAGGAATCTCCCGGTGAGGAGTATATGAACCCAAAACAATTGGGTCATTTCAAAACCATACTCGAAGCCTGGCGTAATCAACTGCGTCACGAAGTGGATCGTACCGTTACCCATATGCAGGATGAAGCCGCAAACTTCCCTGATCCGGTCGATCGCGCAGCGCAGGAAGAAGAGTTCAGCTTAGAACTCCGCGCTCGTGACCGTGAACGTAAGTTGATTAAAAAGATTGAAAAAACACTACAGAAGATTGAAGAAGATGATTTCGGTTTTTGTGAATCTTGTGGTGTTGAAATCGGCATTCGCCGTCTAGAAGCTCGCCCAACCGCCGATCTTTGCATTGACTGCAAAACCTTAGCAGAAATCAAAGAAAAGCAGATGGCAGGTTAA
- the gluQRS gene encoding tRNA glutamyl-Q(34) synthetase GluQRS, with protein MSDKRVSPYVGRFAPSPSGSLHFGSLVAALGSYLRARSLAGKWLLRIEDIDPPREVEGAADDIRRTLELFGFEWDDRVLYQSQRFDAYDATINAFLADQQAYYCHCSRKQIQQEMHGIYDGRCRHAHHSDGAVRLYNQHAVAEFNDLLLGKIQVPTEFASEDYIIQRSDGLFAYQLAVVLDDAHQGVTEIVRGADLLDASCRQLTLYRQLGLAEPNFIHLPLASTEPGFKLSKQNHATALNKKQPQAELAAALAFLGQAPVDTDSPQQMLAQAINQFQLSAIPAKTEILIGH; from the coding sequence ATGTCCGATAAGCGCGTTTCTCCCTATGTCGGCCGCTTTGCGCCGTCCCCCTCTGGCTCACTTCATTTTGGCTCTCTGGTCGCTGCTCTCGGCAGCTATTTACGTGCCCGTTCTCTCGCTGGCAAGTGGCTATTACGCATTGAAGATATTGATCCGCCAAGAGAAGTTGAAGGTGCTGCCGACGATATTCGGCGCACATTAGAACTGTTTGGCTTTGAATGGGATGATCGCGTCCTTTATCAAAGCCAACGTTTTGATGCGTACGATGCCACCATTAACGCTTTTTTAGCCGATCAACAAGCCTATTACTGCCACTGCTCTCGTAAACAGATCCAGCAAGAGATGCATGGCATTTACGATGGTCGTTGTCGCCACGCCCATCATAGCGATGGCGCAGTACGCTTATATAACCAACACGCAGTGGCCGAATTTAATGATCTATTGCTGGGTAAGATTCAGGTGCCGACGGAGTTCGCCAGTGAAGATTACATTATTCAGCGTAGCGATGGCTTATTTGCCTACCAGCTGGCGGTAGTGCTGGATGATGCGCATCAGGGTGTCACGGAGATTGTCCGAGGTGCCGACTTATTGGACGCCAGTTGTCGGCAATTAACCCTCTATCGCCAATTGGGGTTAGCGGAGCCAAATTTTATTCATCTGCCGCTGGCCTCCACCGAGCCAGGCTTTAAGTTATCCAAGCAAAACCACGCCACGGCACTCAATAAGAAGCAGCCGCAAGCCGAGTTAGCCGCCGCACTCGCCTTTCTTGGGCAAGCGCCAGTAGACACTGATAGCCCGCAGCAAATGCTGGCACAGGCGATAAATCAGTTCCAACTCAGCGCCATTCCTGCGAAAACCGAAATACTCATCGGTCACTGA
- the sfsA gene encoding DNA/RNA nuclease SfsA, which translates to MHFDPPLQQGRLIKRYKRFLADIELADGSITTIHCPNTGSMKNCLFPGEPVWFSVSDNPKRKYPFTWELMQTSSGELIGINTGRANQLAEEAILQGVITELHGYKRLQREVRYGEENSRIDIKLTEGTQPDCYVEVKSATLLDAGHGYFPDAVTERGQKHLRELMAVVKNGQRGVLLFIVQHTGIKDVAAAKQIDPAYAELLDTAISAGVEVLAYCSELNNNEFRVSNSVPFLR; encoded by the coding sequence ATGCATTTTGATCCCCCATTACAGCAAGGGCGTTTAATCAAGCGTTATAAACGTTTTCTGGCCGATATTGAGCTTGCCGATGGCAGCATCACTACCATTCATTGCCCCAATACCGGGTCGATGAAGAACTGTCTATTTCCTGGTGAGCCAGTGTGGTTCAGCGTGTCAGACAATCCTAAACGCAAATATCCGTTTACCTGGGAGTTGATGCAAACCAGCAGCGGCGAGCTGATTGGCATCAATACTGGCCGTGCTAACCAACTCGCTGAAGAGGCCATTCTCCAAGGTGTGATTACTGAACTGCACGGCTATAAAAGGTTGCAGCGGGAAGTGCGTTACGGTGAAGAAAATAGCCGAATCGACATTAAGCTCACAGAGGGTACACAGCCCGATTGCTATGTTGAGGTGAAAAGTGCCACTTTATTAGACGCTGGACACGGCTACTTTCCCGATGCTGTCACTGAACGTGGACAGAAACATCTAAGAGAATTAATGGCGGTGGTCAAAAATGGTCAGCGCGGAGTGCTATTGTTTATAGTACAACATACTGGCATCAAAGATGTTGCCGCGGCTAAGCAGATCGATCCCGCCTATGCCGAATTACTCGACACAGCAATATCCGCGGGTGTAGAAGTATTAGCCTATTGTAGTGAGCTGAATAATAACGAGTTTAGAGTGAGTAATTCAGTGCCATTTTTGCGATAA
- a CDS encoding putative bifunctional diguanylate cyclase/phosphodiesterase — protein MAQQFTAPLQQTLMQLFSDAPLVTLEQNVDRALELITAQLACDGVFVLSPLSVRGHLSARNLYLKPQFNSGQGVREWALGKTPFFRELVKQSKLFVLSSLAQLPKDATLEKQMLRQWHVKSLVVLPPVKLGDTLIALGAVDCQQEQQWSDGFIEQLQHAQALIASAMELTRIAQALLLSERRYHELFHQLPLACAQLNRRDELVMMNRIAELTLLTSDNPNLLQSVREEDRENLRETLSMVRDGVLGQAWCEVGIAHGAELSWQRLGLYPAQSDRQNLIVIAEDVSERRRLASELSFQANYDVLTGLPNRAHFEDMLQRLLMESQQTPVCIAFVDLDQFRVINNISGHMAGDRLICQVAERLKLLVRKGDIVARLSGDEFAILMHACNRDSAAVIAERICGQIRGHEFRWQGRDHKVSASIGIAPLERSEEDIYAVMAQADAACRLAKDLGRNQYQIYDERDNRFKRFYTEMTASLEIIEALANDRFQLYFQEIRSIKGKGEGLHLEILLRMRRENGELLSPGVFFPAAERYNLVSRVDRWVIDHLLRWGNAHPELWQQCEQLSVNLSAASIGELEFMEWLQNQLLAESELAAKLCFEITETAMLSQVEQSCQLLDMLQVLGCKLAMDDFGVGFSSFSYLKKLALDYVKIDGQFVVNLCDDPADRAIVSAVCQLAKDLQFQTVAEFVESEQIYQQLAEIGVDYAQGYAIHKPMPLDDIATLLPQAPTSPQSVG, from the coding sequence ATGGCGCAGCAGTTTACTGCCCCGTTACAACAAACGCTGATGCAACTTTTCAGTGATGCCCCACTGGTAACACTTGAACAAAATGTAGACCGCGCGTTGGAATTAATCACGGCCCAATTGGCCTGTGATGGGGTATTTGTGTTGTCACCGCTGTCTGTTCGTGGCCATTTGAGCGCCCGTAATCTCTATCTCAAACCGCAATTCAATAGCGGCCAAGGTGTGCGGGAATGGGCGCTCGGTAAAACCCCGTTCTTTCGCGAATTAGTGAAGCAATCCAAATTATTTGTGTTGAGTTCGTTAGCGCAACTCCCCAAAGACGCGACATTAGAAAAGCAGATGTTGCGGCAGTGGCATGTCAAAAGCTTAGTAGTGTTACCGCCGGTTAAACTGGGCGACACCTTAATTGCCTTGGGCGCAGTTGATTGTCAGCAAGAGCAACAATGGAGTGATGGGTTTATTGAGCAACTGCAGCACGCGCAAGCCTTAATTGCGTCCGCCATGGAGCTGACCCGCATTGCCCAAGCGTTACTGCTGAGTGAACGGCGTTATCATGAGTTATTTCATCAATTACCGTTAGCTTGTGCCCAACTGAATCGCCGCGATGAGCTGGTGATGATGAATCGCATCGCCGAACTCACCTTACTGACCAGTGATAACCCCAACCTGCTGCAATCGGTGCGGGAAGAAGATCGCGAGAATCTGCGCGAAACGCTGTCAATGGTGCGCGATGGGGTACTTGGCCAAGCGTGGTGTGAGGTCGGCATTGCCCACGGTGCCGAGCTGAGTTGGCAACGGCTAGGCTTATACCCTGCCCAAAGTGACCGACAAAATTTGATTGTGATTGCCGAGGATGTCAGTGAACGGCGTCGTTTGGCCTCAGAACTCTCATTTCAAGCCAACTATGATGTGCTCACTGGGTTGCCTAATCGAGCACATTTTGAAGATATGTTGCAACGGCTATTAATGGAGAGCCAACAAACGCCAGTGTGCATCGCTTTTGTCGATTTAGATCAGTTTCGAGTGATCAACAATATCAGTGGCCATATGGCGGGCGATCGCTTGATCTGCCAAGTGGCCGAACGACTCAAACTGCTGGTACGTAAAGGCGATATCGTGGCTCGCCTTAGCGGCGACGAGTTTGCGATTTTAATGCACGCCTGCAATCGAGATTCTGCCGCAGTGATTGCCGAACGGATCTGTGGTCAGATCCGCGGCCATGAATTTCGCTGGCAAGGGCGCGACCATAAAGTGTCAGCCAGCATCGGCATTGCGCCACTAGAGCGCAGTGAAGAGGATATCTATGCGGTGATGGCACAGGCGGATGCAGCATGTCGCTTAGCTAAAGACTTAGGCCGTAATCAGTACCAAATCTATGACGAACGCGATAATCGCTTTAAGCGTTTTTATACAGAGATGACCGCTTCGCTAGAGATTATAGAAGCGCTCGCCAATGATCGTTTTCAGCTCTACTTCCAAGAGATCCGCTCAATCAAAGGCAAAGGTGAGGGGCTGCACTTGGAGATCTTGTTGCGTATGCGGCGCGAAAACGGTGAGTTACTGTCACCAGGGGTGTTTTTCCCCGCTGCTGAACGCTACAACTTGGTATCGCGGGTCGATCGCTGGGTGATTGATCATCTGTTGCGTTGGGGCAATGCTCACCCCGAACTCTGGCAACAGTGTGAACAGTTGTCCGTGAACCTTTCTGCCGCCTCAATCGGTGAACTGGAATTTATGGAGTGGCTGCAAAATCAGTTGCTTGCTGAATCAGAATTGGCAGCAAAACTCTGTTTTGAAATCACCGAAACCGCCATGTTGAGCCAAGTAGAGCAATCTTGTCAGCTACTGGATATGTTACAAGTTTTAGGTTGTAAGCTGGCGATGGATGACTTCGGCGTGGGATTTTCCTCCTTTTCTTACCTGAAAAAGCTGGCACTGGATTACGTAAAAATTGATGGGCAGTTTGTGGTTAATCTCTGTGATGACCCCGCCGATCGCGCCATTGTCTCGGCGGTGTGTCAGTTGGCCAAAGATCTGCAGTTTCAAACCGTGGCCGAATTCGTCGAATCTGAGCAAATCTATCAACAGTTGGCTGAGATTGGTGTCGATTACGCCCAAGGCTATGCCATTCATAAGCCGATGCCATTAGACGACATTGCCACTCTATTGCCGCAAGCGCCCACCTCACCGCAATCAGTTGGCTAA
- a CDS encoding polynucleotide adenylyltransferase PcnB encodes MPRDGHNISRRQISENALKVLYRLHKAGYQAYLVGGGVRDLLLGHQPKDFDVVTDATPEDIKKQFRNCRLVGRRFRLAHIMFGREIIEVATFRGHHTETNDKISKTNASGRLLRDNVYGSIDEDAQRRDFTVNALYYNIGDYSIRSYGGGIQDLNNQTLRLIGDPETRYREDPVRMLRAVRFATKLGMRLDEATAAPIKSLAPLLKDIPAARMYEEVLKLFFAGKAVQNLRMLREYHLFAPLFPLVEAQLHDEPKGPAMRLLAEVMQNTDARIAEDKPVTPTFFYAAILWYPLQARAQDIALESGLSPYDAMFAAMGDVFEQQCQTISIPRRFSVPARDIWQLQQRFERSKNGRAIKLLEHPKFRAAYDLLLLRAVAEGGNTAALAEWWQQFVEADDEQRQLLIKGGSNKCGQRNRSAQQRRRRPPRRNGNKPADGNGAAE; translated from the coding sequence ATTCCCCGGGACGGACACAACATATCTCGTCGTCAGATCAGTGAAAACGCACTCAAGGTTTTGTATCGCTTGCATAAAGCTGGTTACCAAGCCTATTTAGTCGGTGGTGGCGTGCGCGATTTGTTATTGGGGCACCAGCCAAAAGATTTTGATGTGGTCACCGATGCCACACCGGAAGATATCAAAAAACAGTTCCGCAATTGTCGCCTAGTCGGCCGTCGCTTCCGCTTGGCCCACATTATGTTTGGCCGCGAGATTATTGAGGTGGCCACTTTCCGTGGACATCACACCGAAACCAACGACAAGATTTCCAAAACCAACGCCTCTGGCCGTTTGTTGCGCGACAACGTTTACGGCAGCATTGATGAAGATGCTCAACGCCGCGACTTTACTGTGAACGCACTGTACTACAACATTGGCGACTACAGCATTCGTAGCTACGGCGGTGGTATTCAAGATCTGAATAATCAAACCTTACGTTTGATTGGCGATCCAGAAACCCGTTATCGCGAAGATCCAGTGCGGATGCTACGTGCGGTGCGTTTTGCAACCAAGTTAGGCATGCGCTTAGACGAAGCAACAGCCGCGCCGATTAAATCCTTGGCACCGCTGTTAAAAGACATTCCGGCCGCTCGCATGTACGAAGAAGTGTTGAAGCTATTCTTCGCCGGTAAAGCGGTACAAAACCTGCGGATGTTGCGTGAGTATCATCTATTTGCACCACTGTTCCCGTTGGTAGAAGCGCAACTGCATGATGAGCCGAAAGGCCCAGCCATGCGCCTGCTGGCCGAAGTGATGCAAAATACCGATGCCCGCATTGCCGAAGACAAGCCAGTGACGCCTACCTTCTTCTATGCCGCCATCTTGTGGTATCCGCTGCAAGCTCGGGCACAAGATATCGCCCTCGAAAGTGGCTTGAGCCCTTATGACGCCATGTTTGCTGCCATGGGTGATGTGTTTGAGCAGCAATGCCAAACCATCAGCATTCCACGTCGCTTCAGCGTACCTGCGCGCGATATTTGGCAGCTGCAACAACGTTTTGAACGTTCTAAAAATGGCCGAGCCATTAAATTGCTAGAACATCCAAAATTCCGCGCCGCCTATGACTTGCTGTTATTGCGTGCCGTGGCAGAGGGCGGAAATACGGCCGCGTTAGCCGAATGGTGGCAACAGTTTGTGGAAGCGGATGATGAGCAACGTCAACTGCTGATAAAAGGTGGTAGCAATAAATGTGGTCAACGTAATCGCAGTGCACAACAACGCCGCCGTCGTCCACCGCGTCGTAATGGCAACAAACCCGCCGATGGTAATGGGGCCGCTGAATAA
- a CDS encoding GNAT family N-acetyltransferase, which produces MNIRKLQRLDADEVWELRNAAILQGCAKVYDAKTLQIWTPYETPAGFAELVARGFYGIEIDAELVAVGMLDEDSNKIEGLFVLPSFMGQGLGQQLLTHLEQLAQSRRIKSLTLDASLNAVNFYQRCGYRIVRHETYHSPAGISLPSVLMEKSLK; this is translated from the coding sequence GTGAATATTCGAAAATTACAACGGCTGGATGCCGATGAGGTCTGGGAGCTGCGCAATGCCGCAATCTTACAGGGCTGTGCCAAGGTTTACGATGCCAAAACCTTGCAGATTTGGACCCCTTACGAAACCCCAGCAGGCTTTGCAGAACTCGTCGCGCGTGGCTTTTATGGCATTGAAATCGATGCAGAGCTGGTTGCAGTCGGCATGCTAGATGAGGATAGCAATAAGATTGAAGGCCTGTTTGTGTTGCCAAGCTTTATGGGGCAAGGGCTTGGGCAGCAACTATTGACCCATCTCGAACAACTGGCGCAATCGCGCCGCATCAAATCACTTACCTTGGATGCCAGCCTCAATGCGGTGAACTTCTATCAACGCTGTGGTTATCGTATTGTTCGCCATGAAACCTATCATTCCCCAGCGGGAATTAGCTTGCCCAGCGTATTGATGGAAAAGTCGCTGAAATAG
- the hrpB gene encoding ATP-dependent helicase HrpB, giving the protein MNHLPIQALLPALRQALPSQRQLIIEAPTGAGKSTALPYAMLDWPEIAGRILLLEPRRVAARSIASFLAKQRQQSLGDEVGYRVRGESRVGRTTKLEIITEGILTRMIQQDPSLDGVAMIIFDEIHERHLSTDLGLALALEVQQSLRDDLTIVAMSATLQGLPLASLMPNALKLVSEGRSFPVTIAYQAPKPLAGQSHLPDWLLHMGRMITSLMQADTALTLGASAEQAAGSLLAFLPGKREILQLAEYLTGRLGEQVKIFPLYGELNAAEQDAAIAPAVAGQQKVVLSTNLAESSLTIEGITMVVDSGYKRQASFNPKTAVTRLSLKRISQASATQRCGRAGRLSAGFCLRLWSAEEQERLLSADEPEIVTSDLLGVAFEAANWGVKSISELMLLTPPNAANEMVAWQLLQSLELVDGQRNITAIGRQAYGLGASVRLAHMLVKAQALATSRQQPQLLGLACLLAALLDANVSGASCDIQRSLANATTGLAGRLCRNWLQKFNISQAPAELLRAANSYDVAMLLAFAFPDRIAKARGQQGFLLANGTGVELAQDEALNQADWLVVADFQEQQGRSAGRVWLACELPIALFSQELNYLCQWQEIAQWDEARGRMQAEKQLRLGKLVLKTEVMPLSDVLRIAGFIDYVSRKGLTVLNIDDSVRQLQYRLTIARSIDQSFNDFNDAWLLDNLVTWLAPYLTEVRNVTQLKALDITHILLNTLEWSQRQQLAQWLPERWPMATGTHAPIRYDESGRALLSVRLQEALGMAQSPQLLNGTLGVTMELLSPAQRPLALTSDLASFWAGPYVEVKKEMRGRYPKHLWPDDPANTQPTKFTKKRTLNQ; this is encoded by the coding sequence TTGAATCATCTTCCCATCCAAGCCCTGCTGCCAGCGTTGCGTCAAGCGCTACCAAGCCAAAGGCAACTGATTATTGAAGCGCCAACTGGCGCAGGTAAGTCTACTGCGTTGCCCTACGCCATGCTGGATTGGCCCGAAATTGCGGGGCGGATTTTGCTGCTGGAACCGCGGCGAGTGGCCGCGCGCAGTATTGCCAGCTTTCTGGCTAAACAGCGCCAACAAAGCTTAGGTGATGAGGTCGGGTATCGGGTACGTGGTGAAAGCCGGGTCGGGCGCACCACCAAACTGGAAATCATTACTGAAGGCATTCTCACACGGATGATCCAGCAAGATCCATCCTTGGATGGCGTGGCGATGATCATCTTTGATGAGATCCACGAGCGACATTTGAGTACCGATCTCGGCTTGGCGTTGGCGTTAGAAGTACAACAATCATTGCGGGACGATCTCACCATTGTTGCTATGTCGGCCACTTTGCAAGGCCTGCCATTAGCGAGCTTGATGCCGAATGCGCTCAAGCTGGTGAGTGAAGGGCGTAGTTTCCCTGTGACCATCGCCTATCAGGCGCCCAAGCCGCTGGCAGGACAAAGTCACTTACCCGACTGGTTACTGCACATGGGGCGTATGATTACCAGCCTGATGCAAGCAGATACAGCGCTGACGTTAGGCGCCAGCGCCGAGCAAGCCGCCGGTTCACTGCTGGCATTCTTGCCGGGTAAACGGGAGATTTTACAGCTGGCGGAATATCTCACTGGCCGCCTTGGCGAGCAGGTGAAGATCTTTCCTCTATATGGTGAGCTGAATGCTGCTGAGCAAGACGCCGCCATTGCGCCCGCAGTTGCCGGTCAACAAAAGGTGGTGCTCTCCACCAATTTGGCCGAGTCGAGCTTGACCATTGAAGGCATCACCATGGTGGTGGACAGTGGTTATAAACGCCAAGCCAGCTTTAATCCCAAGACGGCGGTCACGCGTTTAAGTCTGAAACGAATTAGCCAAGCCTCGGCCACTCAACGCTGTGGTCGCGCGGGACGTTTAAGTGCCGGGTTTTGTTTGCGGTTGTGGAGTGCTGAGGAGCAGGAACGTTTGCTCAGTGCTGACGAACCCGAAATCGTCACCAGTGATCTGCTCGGTGTGGCCTTTGAAGCCGCCAACTGGGGCGTTAAGTCGATTAGCGAGTTAATGCTGCTGACACCACCAAATGCCGCCAATGAAATGGTCGCTTGGCAATTGCTGCAAAGCCTTGAGCTGGTGGATGGTCAACGCAATATCACTGCGATTGGCCGCCAAGCATATGGACTCGGGGCTTCAGTGCGTTTGGCGCATATGTTGGTCAAAGCCCAAGCGTTGGCCACAAGCCGCCAACAGCCGCAGCTACTTGGTTTGGCCTGTTTGCTGGCAGCCTTGTTAGATGCCAATGTCAGCGGGGCAAGTTGCGATATTCAACGCAGTCTTGCCAATGCCACCACGGGGCTGGCGGGGCGGCTGTGCCGTAACTGGCTGCAAAAGTTCAATATCAGCCAAGCGCCGGCTGAGTTGCTGCGCGCGGCTAACAGCTACGATGTGGCTATGTTATTGGCATTTGCGTTTCCTGATCGGATTGCCAAAGCACGTGGTCAGCAAGGCTTTTTGTTAGCCAACGGCACTGGCGTAGAGTTGGCGCAGGATGAAGCCTTGAATCAAGCCGACTGGTTAGTGGTGGCCGATTTTCAAGAGCAGCAGGGGCGCAGCGCCGGACGAGTGTGGCTGGCGTGTGAATTGCCCATCGCATTATTCAGTCAAGAGCTTAACTATCTGTGTCAGTGGCAAGAGATTGCACAGTGGGATGAAGCGCGTGGCCGCATGCAGGCTGAAAAGCAGCTGCGCTTGGGCAAATTGGTGCTCAAAACCGAGGTTATGCCGCTGAGTGATGTTCTCCGCATTGCTGGCTTTATCGATTATGTTAGCCGTAAAGGTTTAACTGTACTCAATATCGATGATAGCGTAAGACAGCTGCAGTACAGGTTAACCATTGCAAGATCCATTGACCAAAGTTTCAACGACTTTAATGATGCTTGGTTGCTGGATAACCTAGTAACCTGGTTAGCGCCTTATCTAACCGAAGTGCGCAATGTGACACAGCTAAAAGCTCTTGATATTACGCATATTCTGCTGAATACACTGGAGTGGTCGCAGCGGCAGCAGTTAGCGCAGTGGCTGCCAGAGCGCTGGCCAATGGCCACCGGAACTCATGCGCCCATTCGTTATGATGAAAGTGGCCGCGCCTTGTTAAGTGTGCGACTGCAAGAGGCGCTCGGGATGGCGCAAAGCCCACAACTATTGAACGGCACGCTGGGGGTCACGATGGAGTTACTGTCGCCCGCTCAGCGACCGTTAGCGTTAACCTCTGACTTGGCCAGTTTTTGGGCTGGGCCTTATGTTGAGGTTAAAAAGGAGATGCGAGGTCGCTATCCTAAGCACTTATGGCCGGATGATCCCGCCAACACGCAACCGACAAAATTTACTAAGAAACGTACACTGAATCAGTAG
- the thpR gene encoding RNA 2',3'-cyclic phosphodiesterase, with protein MNIDQKRLFLGFGLNDAQVQRLTRLQSAFATDDFKPVAAANLHMTLLFLGNVTDEQQQRLQQYIDSLLLPRFTQPLSQLDFWPKPKILCLRQAEVAPPLLAMQQQIAAFASNLLPLQQHDSYRPHVTLARKAKYLPTLAAKSIPHISLAPTALQLYQSINLGAGVQYPILQSWPLRQ; from the coding sequence ATGAATATCGATCAAAAACGCCTGTTTCTCGGATTTGGATTGAACGATGCCCAAGTGCAGCGACTGACAAGGCTGCAAAGCGCCTTTGCAACCGATGACTTCAAGCCAGTTGCAGCGGCGAACCTGCATATGACCTTGCTTTTTTTGGGCAACGTCACCGACGAGCAACAACAGCGATTACAGCAGTACATCGACAGCTTGCTGTTGCCGCGTTTTACTCAGCCTCTCAGTCAGTTAGATTTTTGGCCCAAACCGAAAATCCTCTGTCTGCGTCAAGCTGAGGTGGCGCCGCCATTGCTGGCGATGCAGCAGCAAATCGCCGCATTTGCCAGTAACTTGCTGCCGTTACAGCAACACGACAGTTATCGCCCGCATGTGACCCTCGCTCGAAAAGCGAAATATCTGCCAACACTGGCGGCTAAAAGTATTCCACACATCAGTTTAGCGCCGACGGCATTACAGCTGTATCAATCGATTAACTTAGGTGCAGGGGTGCAATATCCCATTCTACAAAGCTGGCCACTACGTCAATGA
- the pepB gene encoding aminopeptidase PepB → MNELLNVVLSNEAAPAYWGKADVSFDEQTATIHLKSAMPLRQIQMAARKLRSQGIAAVALTGDGWDIDRQWSFYQGFVTAKGGFQVVWCGDAALTAELYQRAKSADFARQLINETPENLYPVKLASDTAAWLSALAPDKVSYRIISGDELLQQQWIGIHAVGRGSERHPAMLELDYNPFDTDAPVSVALVGKGITFDSGGYSLKSSEGMLGMKADMGGAATVAAALGLAIQKGLNKRVKLYLCCAENLVSGRAYKLGDILTYKNGTTVEVVNTDAEGRLVLADGLQAASESGARFIIDAATLTGAAVMAVSSQYNAIFSPQPSVLKLTQQKAAEVAENVWPLPLDPWHQDACPSAYADTANSRAVKGGGPGGASNAAGFLWRFVSPQADWLHIDLAAAFEDNASAMWAAGATTHGMLTIAQLLDAE, encoded by the coding sequence ATGAACGAATTACTGAATGTGGTGTTGTCGAACGAAGCAGCGCCAGCCTATTGGGGCAAAGCGGATGTGAGCTTTGATGAGCAAACTGCCACCATCCACTTAAAATCTGCAATGCCACTGCGCCAAATCCAGATGGCGGCGCGTAAATTACGCAGCCAAGGTATTGCTGCTGTAGCATTAACCGGCGACGGTTGGGATATAGATCGGCAGTGGAGCTTCTATCAAGGCTTTGTTACCGCCAAAGGTGGTTTCCAAGTGGTGTGGTGTGGCGATGCCGCATTAACCGCGGAACTTTACCAACGCGCCAAAAGTGCCGACTTTGCACGTCAGCTGATCAATGAAACGCCGGAAAATCTCTATCCCGTCAAACTGGCGAGCGACACCGCAGCATGGTTAAGTGCATTAGCGCCAGATAAGGTGAGCTATCGCATCATCAGTGGCGATGAGTTGTTGCAACAGCAATGGATTGGGATCCACGCCGTCGGCCGTGGTAGTGAACGTCATCCCGCCATGCTCGAGTTAGATTACAACCCGTTTGATACTGATGCGCCCGTGTCTGTGGCGCTGGTCGGCAAAGGGATCACCTTTGATTCTGGTGGCTACAGTCTTAAAAGTTCAGAAGGCATGTTGGGCATGAAAGCCGACATGGGGGGCGCTGCAACTGTCGCCGCCGCCTTGGGCTTGGCGATTCAAAAAGGCTTAAACAAACGGGTGAAACTGTACCTCTGCTGTGCGGAAAACTTGGTCAGTGGCCGTGCTTACAAGCTGGGCGATATTCTGACCTACAAAAACGGCACGACAGTTGAAGTGGTGAATACCGATGCGGAAGGTCGGTTAGTGCTGGCTGATGGTCTGCAAGCCGCCAGTGAATCAGGCGCTCGCTTTATTATTGACGCGGCAACCCTGACTGGCGCTGCTGTGATGGCGGTGAGCAGTCAATACAACGCGATTTTCTCCCCACAACCATCAGTATTAAAACTGACCCAACAAAAAGCGGCAGAAGTGGCGGAAAATGTCTGGCCGTTGCCATTAGATCCTTGGCATCAAGATGCCTGCCCATCAGCTTATGCAGATACGGCCAACAGCCGTGCTGTTAAAGGTGGTGGTCCGGGCGGTGCGTCTAATGCAGCTGGGTTCTTGTGGCGCTTTGTCTCGCCACAAGCGGATTGGTTGCATATCGATTTGGCGGCAGCGTTTGAAGACAATGCCTCAGCCATGTGGGCGGCGGGTGCTACAACCCACGGCATGTTGACCATCGCTCAGTTGTTAGATGCAGAGTAA